From a single Sander vitreus isolate 19-12246 chromosome 2, sanVit1, whole genome shotgun sequence genomic region:
- the LOC144528976 gene encoding neuronal acetylcholine receptor subunit beta-2-like, whose translation MTINTVLLFFILSLTSSRAENAEERLVNYLLGPERYNKLIRPAVNKSQQVTISIQVSLSQLISVNEREQIMTTNVWLFQEWNDYRLRWDPEKYEGIKKLRIPSKHIWLPDIVLYNNADGVYEVSFYCNAVVSNTGDIFWLPPAIYKSACAIEVQNFPFDQQNCTLKFRSWTYDHTEVDLILTSDFASRDDFTPSGEWDIVSLPARKNEDPNDITYLDITYDFVIKRKPLFYTINLIIPCVLITSLAILVFYLPSDCREKMTLCISVLLALTVFLLLISKIVPPTSLAVPLIGKYLMFTMVLVTFSIVTSVCNLNVHHRSPSTHHMPDWVKHFFLVRLPTFLFMRRPGSFNVRDKLRRKYANQSSVGKNNFQSGTEKKQYSNIRLGGIRTDADSIYVNEDLAHKFCWKDDDIPDGGGGFSDLRRTLPVQWDADVEEAVDGVRYIAEHMKTEDHDDRIIEDWKYVAMVIDRLFLWIFILVCVVGTLGLFMQPLFQSYNTPTADDTEYRDF comes from the exons ATGACTATCAACACTGTTCTCCTGttcttcattctctctctcacaa GCAGCAGGGCAGAGAATGCAGAGGAGCGGCTGGTGAACTACCTGTTGGGTCCAGAGCGCTACAACAAACTGATCAGACCAGCTGTCAATAAGAGCCAACAGGTCACCATCTCCATACAGGTGTCTCTGTCGCAGCTCATCAGTGTA AATGAGAGAGAACAGATAATGACGACCAACGTGTGGCTGTTTCAG GAGTGGAATGACTACAGACTGAGATGGGACCCAGAGAAGTATGAAGGCATCAAGAAGCTACGAATACCATCCAAACACATCTGGCTTCCTGATATAGTGCTCTACAACAA TGCTGATGGCGTGTACGAGGTTTCCTTCTACTGCAACGCTGTGGTCTCCAACACAGGAGACATCTTCTGGCTTCCACCGGCCATCTACAAGTCGGCCTGCGCCATCGAGGTGCAGAACTTCCCCTTCGACCAGCAGAACTGCACTCTCAAGTTCCGCTCCTGGACCTACGACCACACAGAAGTGGATCTGATCCTCACCAGCGACTTTGCCAGTCGCGACGACTTCACGCCAAGCGGAGAGTGGGACATCGTCTCGCTCCCGGCGCGCAAAAACGAGGACCCCAACGACATCACCTACCTGGATATCACCTATGATTTCGTGATCAAGAGGAAACCCCTGTTTTACACCATCAATCTGATCATCCCGTGTGTGCTGATCACGTCGCTGGCTATCCTGGTGTTCTACCTGCCGTCAGATTGCAGGGAGAAGATGACACTGTGCATCTCAGTGCTGCTGGCGCTCACTGTGTTCCTGCTGCTGATATCAAAGATAGTGCCACCCACCTCTCTCGCAGTGCCTCTCATAG GTAAATACTTGATGTTCACCATGGTGCTGGTCACTTTCTCCATTGTGACCTCCGTCTGTAACCTCAATGTGCACCACCGCTCCCCATCCACCCACCACATGCCTGACTGGGTCAAACACTTCTTCTTAGTCCGCCTCCCCACCTTCCTCTTCATGAGGCGTCCAGGCTCTTTCAACGTTCGTGATAAACTCCGCAGGAAGTATGCCAACCAGAGTAGCGTTGGGAAAAACAATTTCCAGAGCGGCACAGAAAAGAAGCAGTACTCCAACATCAGACTCGGTGGGATCCGAACAGATGCCGACTCTATCTATGTGAATGAGGACTTGGCGCACAAGTTCTGCTGGAAGGATGACGACATCCCGGATGGGGGTGGTGGGTTTTCAGACCTCCGGAGGACTTTGCCTGTTCAGTGGGATGCGGATGTGGAGGAGGCAGTGGATGGAGTGAGATACATCGCAGAACACATGAAGACAGAAGATCACGATGATAGG ATCATAGAAGACTGGAAGTACGTAGCCATGGTGATAGACCGTCTGTTCCTGTGGATCTTTATCTTGGTGTGTGTGGTGGGAACTCTGGGGCTCTTCATGCAGCCGCTGTTCCAAAGCTATAACACACCCACTGCTGATGACACAGA GTATAGAGATTTCTAG